The genomic interval ctcaaactgcaacccttctgatctctgcctcttgagtagctgggattacaggcgtgaaccactggcatccTTGGCTAGCGTTCTTGAAGCCTTGGGTTCCACCCacaacaccacaaaaataaaattgtacaggAGTATTTTACTCCACTGTGGAGGAGGTGTGAAATACTCTGAAATTTTGATGTCTAATCAAACACTCCAGTCATGAACAGCTGTCTTCTGAGAGCCCTGGCCTATCAGGACCCACCGGGGCTGAGAAGTGAGCATGAGAATATTAGAAAAAGGCCTAATGGGCATTTTAGGCTTTTGTGCTCCAATTACAGAAGTGAGACCTAAACTTTAACCTTGCATAGAGGATCTAGCCAACTTCTGCAGTTCTCTGGCATGAATAGGGGACCATCTGGGAGTGTGGGATTCCTCAGCTCTATTAACAGCCCCTGACTAAAAAGTGGGATGAAGGTGGGTAGACCTCCACACTACTCAAGCCCAAATTTTGTGTGTACTTGAGATAAACAGGATTTCCTCCCCACACCCAACAAGCAGTGATTTCTGAAGAGTGCTCACATATCTTCCCTAAAGGAAGACTACATGGAAAGCTATTTCTGTTGAGCTCTTTATAGACCAAAGCTTAGacaagaggtggaggtaggttgCCTGGAAAGCTAAATCCCTCTCCTGCCCTCAAGGCAAGCCTCATTGAACACATCTTGAAGCTTCCAAATATCAGGGTTTCCCTTGTTCTCTACAGACTCAGGGCCTTAGGGGTTAGGGGAGTACCTTTATTAGAAAGGAATGAGGGAAATCCCCATCATCAGTCCCCTCCCCCTGGGCCAGCTCAGTCTGTGGCCTCCATCTTTGTCCCCCTGGGCACCAGGAAGATGGCCCCATCTGCAGCCTGTTGCAGAGCATACTCATCAGGAGAGTAGCTGTTGCCTGATTCATCCCGAAGGTGCTGGAAAATGTCACGGTACAGCTCTGCCAGCTGTTGGCGCATGACCTCCAGAGTACGGTCTGCCTCCCCTCGGGCCCTGAGAAGTCGCTCCCTTTCATTGCCTAGCCGCTCCAGCTCTCGCTCCAACTGCACAATGGTTTCCAGCTTTCTCTTGCGACAGTTCTGGGCGGCCACCTTGTTCTTACCCCGACGTCGGATGTCCCTAACTAGAGCCAACTGGCTCTCTGTCAGTGGGTACCGTGCCAACAACTCATTAAAGTCATCTACCGGCAAGTTGACGATCTTGTCCGTAGGGAAGGGGATCTTCATGGCCAAAGCACGACGCTCATCCCGACTTCCTGCCTCCCCCCGTGCAGCAGGCTTAGCCCTCGGAGGGCCTGAGGAGGGCTCCAATGCCAAAGGGGTCTCAGCAGGTGGCAAGGTATAGTTGGGGTGGGCCAAGGAACTGGGCATAAGTGAGTAAGGGTACTCCACTGGGTACATCTCTACATATTCGCTCCGTCGCCGACTAGCCTCTGTCCCCTCCAGCTCAAGAGATTCAGCATCACTGTAGTTGAGGGATAATCCTGAGTCGGATTCTGGATCTTCTTGGGGCTTGGGTGGCCCCACTGGTAGCCCAATGTCCAGGAGGGCTAAGGGGTCTGGCAGGGGCTCACTGAGCAGGCCGGAGAGGGTCAGTGGCTTAGACACTGGTATGGCCATGTTATCATAAGAGAATGAGGGGTCTGGGACATGGGATGTGGATAGTGGGAGCTcataaggaggaggaggaagggggaagccTGCATCTGGCTGGACTGAGCAGGGGCAGTAAGCTGGAGTTGGTGAAGGTCCAGGGTATGGGGTTGGGGCTTGGGGCTCAAATGATGGCTCACTTGGAACATTTAGACCCTGCAAAGAAAGACACAAGGAGGGTTGGAGACAGACTGAGGAAGAGAAACCAGCTAGCTCTATGTTAAGATCAAGCCAGGTTCTTCTGAAAGTACCAATGGAACAATAACAAGGAACCAGAAAGGGTGCCAAAAATCATTGGAAGTGGAGACACAGCTGTTCCAAGAAAGCAGCTTAAGCAGGAATAAAAGTCACTGAGGTCAGGCTTCAGAGAAAACATCGTAGCACTGTAACAGTTACAGAACCTCCTGCTCAGGAGCAGCTCTTACTGGGTTGAAATGGCCCCTACTCCTTTATTTCCTTTAGGAAGAGGAGACATTGTTATCCAAGATGACCCTCCAGCCCTTTCCTGCTGTGGTTATTTAGGTCAAAGGGTCAAGTTCAGTCCCTGGCCATGCCCTGTGTACCCAGCAGAGGGAGCTGCTGTGTGGGAGGAGGGCCTAGGGCAGATCCTGAGGGTGCCAGGCCTGGAGGGAAAGGGGGCAGGTACAAAGCCGAGGCTGGGGGCTAAGAAGTACCTTGGGGAACCCACACAATTCTGCAATCTCTTCAGTCCCTCTGTCTCTGTCAGGTGCAGTGAGGAGAGAACATGCTGGAAACAAGGCCCCCAACCCATGTAGGGGAGCCACCCTGTTCCAGCCCAGCTGGGGACAAAGGCATCATTGTTAGGCCAACAGACACCCCTTTGTCCAATATGCAGGAGAGGACCCCAGCACAGTCTGACTCCCCTTTCTAAGGCCCCTGAACTACTGCTCTGCTACCTGGGGGATAGGGGCCCAGTTGCTAAGGGCaggggaaggaaataaggaaggatgGGAAGGATTAGAGGAAAGGGAAATCAGAAGAGAAGAGGGCAAAAGGGAGGGCAGAGCAGGAGGAAAG from Castor canadensis chromosome 8, mCasCan1.hap1v2, whole genome shotgun sequence carries:
- the Nfe2 gene encoding transcription factor NF-E2 45 kDa subunit gives rise to the protein MPPCPPQQSRNRVTQLPTVELGEMELTWQEIMSITELQGLNVPSEPSFEPQAPTPYPGPSPTPAYCPCSVQPDAGFPLPPPPYELPLSTSHVPDPSFSYDNMAIPVSKPLTLSGLLSEPLPDPLALLDIGLPVGPPKPQEDPESDSGLSLNYSDAESLELEGTEASRRRSEYVEMYPVEYPYSLMPSSLAHPNYTLPPAETPLALEPSSGPPRAKPAARGEAGSRDERRALAMKIPFPTDKIVNLPVDDFNELLARYPLTESQLALVRDIRRRGKNKVAAQNCRKRKLETIVQLERELERLGNERERLLRARGEADRTLEVMRQQLAELYRDIFQHLRDESGNSYSPDEYALQQAADGAIFLVPRGTKMEATD